Proteins from one Malaya genurostris strain Urasoe2022 chromosome 2, Malgen_1.1, whole genome shotgun sequence genomic window:
- the LOC131429899 gene encoding uncharacterized protein LOC131429899, with product MAPTVAATIEPFRNGTSFGDWATRLKYFFIVNKIEDDNDKRAYFITMGGPVIFSQLKLLFPTGNFENVPYEELISKLKARLDRTESDLIQRLRFNTRVQQPDETLQDFALSLRLQAEFCNYGDYKDQAILDRMVAGVKDIELKKKLLSENKLNLATAEKILETWEMASANSKPITEKEDEAFALKFVPAMGRGKILQNLADVYKNNSGKFEDKTRIPVKDRLGYKNLTDRRFKKVQFENARDYKGQKPAEWRNDFRRQPVLDRRVCNFCGIQGHVARKCYKRRIQKQREVNLVDVPGSSKDSVSDLLNRLNTKDSDDDGDSDSGSNWKRANSRPSYST from the exons ATGGCGCCCACAGTTGCAGCCACGATTGAACCATTCCGGAACGGCACGTCCTTCGGAGATTGGGCTACacgattgaaatattttttcatcgtGAATAAAATTGAAGATGATAACGACAAACGGGCCTACTTCATAACTATGGGTGGTCCAGTAATATTTTCTCAATTAAAATTACTTTTTCCGACTggcaattttgaaaatgttccCTATGAAGAGCTAATTAGCAAACTGAAAGCTCGTTTGGATAGAACCGAATCGGATTTAATCCAACGACTTCGTTTTAATACTCGTGTCCAACAACCCGACGAAACCTTACAAGATTTTGCTTTGTCTTTAAGGTTACAAGCCGAATTTTGTAATTATGGTGATTATAAAGACCAGGCCATTCTGGATAGGATGGTTGCCGGGGTAAAAGATATtgagttgaaaaaaaagttgttgagcGAAAATAAATTGAATCTTGCTACGGcagaaaaaattttggaaacctGGGAGATGGCAAGTGCGAACTCCAAACCTATAACTGAGAAAGAAGACGAAGCTTTCGCTTTGAAATTTGTTCCTGCTATGGGCAGAgggaaaattttacaaaatcttGCTGATGTTTATAAAAATAACAGTGGTAAATTTGAAGATAAAACACGTATCCCAGTGAAAGACAGGCTCGGTTATAAGAATTTGACCGATCGACGATTCAAAAAAGTGCAATTTGAGAACGCTAGAGATTATAAGGGACAGAAGCCTGCCGAGTGGAGGAATGATTTTAGGAGACAACCAGTGTTGGATCGACGTGTTTGCAATTTTTGTGGAATACAAGGACATGTAGCAAGGAAATGTTACAAACGAcggattcaaaaacagcgtgagGTCAATCTGGTGGATGTTCCTGGTAGCAGCAAGGACAGTGTGTCTGATCTTCTTAATCGTCTGAATACTAAAGATTCTGATGACGACGGCGATTCTGATTCAG GTTCAAATTGGAAACGCGCAAATTCTCGCCCATCGTACTCAACTTAG